The genomic interval ATTTCGATTAATTTTGCATTTCATGCTTTATGTCCTCTATTCTTTTTTGACTTACTGTAATAATATTAGTTACAGAATGGGATGTCAAGTTTTGAGTAAGTGAAAATAAAAAGAGAGCAATGCCATCATTACAAATGGGATTGCTCTCTTTCTATTGTAGCGTTTTAATCCTCGTTATATATCTTATCGTGGCTTCGGCATTAGCCAAGCGTGATCCGGATCGTTATAAAACTTCCAAATACGAACTGGCCCCGCCATTACGTTCAAATAATATACATCATAACCTGGAGGAGCAGATACAGGATGGTAGCCCTTAGGTACAAGCACAACTTCACCGTGGCCTACAGTCAACGTCTCGTCCAGTGAACGGTCATCGGTATAGACACGCTGTACTGCAAATCCTTGCTCTGGCTGCACTTGATAATAATAGGTTTCTTCCAGAAGTGATTCCTCAGGCAAAAAATCACGGTCATGCTTATGCGGAGGAAAACTGGACCAATGACCGGCAGGCGTAAACACTTCTACGACGAGCAGACTGTCCGCATCTGCGGTTTCTGGCAAAATATTATGAACGAGCCGCTGCGTACTGCCCTCGCCACGATTTTCAACCCCAACATGACCAGGTTCGATCAATCTTGCTGCGTGCGTACCGCTGCCTGGAGCCCA from Paenibacillus sp. FSL K6-3182 carries:
- the iolB gene encoding 5-deoxy-glucuronate isomerase — protein: MCELIVKPNQTPDQEGNTLRITPESAGWEYVGFEVFTLEAGQSLSRLTEEREACVVLLSGKADVATVKSEWKSIGRRMNVFEKIPPYSVYVPSEDKFMITALTDLQIAVCWAPGSGTHAARLIEPGHVGVENRGEGSTQRLVHNILPETADADSLLVVEVFTPAGHWSSFPPHKHDRDFLPEESLLEETYYYQVQPEQGFAVQRVYTDDRSLDETLTVGHGEVVLVPKGYHPVSAPPGYDVYYLNVMAGPVRIWKFYNDPDHAWLMPKPR